TTTCAGCCCATTCGGTATAAACGCAAGCGTCTGCCGTCGCCCAGCGCACGCGCACCGGGTCGCCCGCCTTGAGTGGCATGCCGGCCGCAGAGAGGGCCTTGACGGTCATCGACGTGCCGCCCGAGGTCACTACGCTGCAGGTCTGGCTTTCGCCAAGGAACAGCACTTCCACCACCTTGGCCGAGACTTCATTCCAGCCCGCCGCCAATGGTTCTTGACTCGCTTGTTCGACACTCAGGGCCAGGGCTTTTTCCGGACGCACCATCAGCAATACATCCTGATCGGTTTGCAAACCGGCTGTCAGGCGAATCGACAACGACTGGCCTTCAAACGAAGCCACCGCATTGCCCTGAGCCTTGAGTTTGAGGAAATTCGAGTTGCCGAGGAACGAAGCGACAAACGCATTCGGCGGATTCTGGTACAGGTCATAACCGCTGCCCAGGCCCACGATCTTGCCATGGCTGAAGATCGCGATGCGCTGAGACAAACGCATGGCTTCTTCCTGATCGTGGGTCACGTAGATAATGGTGATACCGAGTCGCCGATGCAGTTGGCGCAGTTCGTCCTGCAAGTCTTCGCGCAGCTTTTTATCCAGCGCGCCGAGGGGTTCGTCCATCAGCAAGATGCGTGGCTCATAGACCAGCGCGCGAGCGATCGCTACCCGTTGTTGCTGACCACCGGAGAGTTGTGAAGGGCGGCGATGGGCAAACTGCTCAAGCTGTACCAGTTTGAGCATGGCATCGACCCGGCGCTCGCGTTCGGCGGGGGCCAGTTTGCGGATCGACAACGGGAACGCGATGTTGTCGCGCACCGACAGGTGTGGGAATAGCGAATAACGCTGGAACACCATGCCGATGTCGCGCTTGTGCGGCGGCACGTTGACCAGCGATTGACCGTTGACCAGTATCTCGCCGCTGCTCGGGGTTTCGAAGCCGGCGAGCATCGACAAGGTGGTGCTTTTGCCGGAGCCGCTGGAGCCGAGGAAGGTGAGGAATTCACCGTCCTTGATGTCCAGCGAGATGTTGTCCACGGCGGCGAAGTCGCCGTAGTACTTGTTCAGGTTG
The Pseudomonas sp. GR 6-02 genome window above contains:
- a CDS encoding ABC transporter ATP-binding protein yields the protein MSAVIKDSAQQHDKPLVSLRNLNKYYGDFAAVDNISLDIKDGEFLTFLGSSGSGKSTTLSMLAGFETPSSGEILVNGQSLVNVPPHKRDIGMVFQRYSLFPHLSVRDNIAFPLSIRKLAPAERERRVDAMLKLVQLEQFAHRRPSQLSGGQQQRVAIARALVYEPRILLMDEPLGALDKKLREDLQDELRQLHRRLGITIIYVTHDQEEAMRLSQRIAIFSHGKIVGLGSGYDLYQNPPNAFVASFLGNSNFLKLKAQGNAVASFEGQSLSIRLTAGLQTDQDVLLMVRPEKALALSVEQASQEPLAAGWNEVSAKVVEVLFLGESQTCSVVTSGGTSMTVKALSAAGMPLKAGDPVRVRWATADACVYTEWAESDLNKAAGAH